The genomic segment ACTCGTGCGGGCCGGACAACCCGGAGGTAGCCGAGAGCCTGCGCCGCCGGCGGTCCGCCAACCTGGACGTGTTCACCGGACGGTTCGCCGCCGCCATGCGCCGCGGCGAGCTGCCTGCCGACACCGATCCGGCCGCGCTCGCCGGGTTCTTCGCCGCCGTGGTCGAGGGCATGTCGCAACGGGCCCGGGATCGCGCCAGCACCGCCGAACTGCACGCCATCGCCGATCTCGCCCTCGCCGCGCTCCCCGCCGAGCCAACCCGCTGACCGCGGCGTCGACAGCCCGCCGCGCGCCCCGGCACCCTGCGGCTGCGGTTGCGGCGGCTGCGGTTGCGGCGGCTTGCCGACTGCTGCGGCGCCTCACCTGGCTCCGCGGTACTCTGCCGACGCCGCGGCAGCGTCGTCGGCGCAGGCTCGGCGCGGCGCCGACGACGCGTCAGGCACACCGCCCGCCCGGTCGGTACCCGATCGGTGCGCCGCCGGGCCGATTGCGTCAGCGCAGCGCGGGAGCGGGTGGCTCGGTGCCGAGCCTGGCCGCCTCCGCAGCGGTGCGCCGCTGGAAGTCGATGCCCGCGTACGCCTGGTAGTCGGCCATCGTCCGCTCCTCCCCCGCGGCCAGCTCGCCGAACATCGGCCAGGTCAGCAAGGTGCGCACCCGCCGCCGGCCGGCCCGGTCCAGCTCGTACCAGGGTTCGTCGGCGCCGGCGTGGTCGTCCCAGTGGTGTGGCTGGTCCGCACGGATGTAGTAGTGCCACGCGAGGATCTCGCCCGGGTGGAACAGGTCGTATCCGTGGGTGAACGCGCGGGTGGCGAGGTTGATCTCCTCACCCATGAAGTAGATCTTCTCGTCGTAGCGGACCTCGCGGACGAACGAGCCCGGCGCGAACAGGAAGCCGGCAGCAAGGAACCGGGCCCGTACGGGCTTGGGTGACTGCGGGTCGGCCGCCAGGAAGACCTGGCCGACCTCGGGCAGGCCGTCCTCGGTCCAGCCGGCCAGCACGATCGCGGTGGGCTGGGTCGCGCCGTCGAGTTCCCGCGCCGGGTCGTAGGCGGCGGGGTAGGCGGTGACGATCGGCTTCGCGGCGCCGGTCTGTGCCGCGATCGCGACCAGCCGTTCGTCCCAGCCCGGGGCGAAGCGGGTGTGGCTGTCGACCTGCAGGTACCAGTCGGAGTCGACGTAGTGCTGCTGGATCCTGGCGCGCGCCCAGCAGGCCCCCCGGCTCTCGCGGGCGTCGAAGTCGAGGATCGTGACCCGCTCGTCGCCGCGCAGGGCCGACACGTCCTCGTCGCCCCGGTGCTGCCAGTTGACCACGATGCGCAGCTCGTCCGGGGCGGCCGCCTTGGCCAGGCAGTCCAGGACGGTCGGCACCAGCTCGGGGTCGCGATAGGACGCGACGGACACGAAGATGCTCACCACAGGCTCGCCGGCGGCGGCGTCGGGATCTCCGGGAACCCGCGCTGGCGGGCATGCTCGTTGAGCCAGCGCTCCAGCGGCGGCGCGGACGGTGCCTGCCAGACCTCACCATCCTGGTCGACCACCAGCGGGCCGACCACGACCGCGTCGCGGAACACGCCCGTCTCGTACCACGCCACCGTGTTGTAGGTGAAGGCCCAGCACCACCGGTAGCCGGTCGGCGGCGCCTCGGACAGCCGCAGCGGCGCCGCCGGGTCCTGCAACTGGTCGAGTCGCGCCTGGGCACAGGCCCGGGCCTGCTCGGCGTCCATCACTCCGCCTTCCGTGCTCGAATCCGGGCCCGTCACCGGGCCCCCGCCGGCCACGCCGCCGCGAGCCTACCGACCGGGAACGCCGCCCGGATCGCCCGATGGCCGGCGGCGATCTCCTCGTCGCTCATCAGCACCGTGTCGCGCACGAAGTCGCCGGCCAACCGGAACGCCACCGGGGATGCCGGGTTGAACAGCACGTCGATGCGGTCGGGCAACAACGTGACCAGTTCCATCGGGTCGACCCGTCGCCAGCTCACCGCCCCGGCCTGCTGCCGGTGCGCGGCGCTCGTCGCAACGACCACACAGTCCAGTTCGTCGGGCGAGCGGGCGATCAACGGTCGGCCGGCCGCGTCCAGGGCCAGTTCCAGGGCGGTGTCGCGCAACACCACCTGAATCTGTTCGGCGGTCGCCGCCTCGGCCACCGCCAGCCGGAACAGTGCGTCCAGCGGATCGGTGGTCGGCTCGGCCGACAGCGGCCGAAAGCCGGGATTGGGGCGCCACCCCGCCAGTTCGCCGTCCGGGCCGACCGGCCAGGCGCCGAGCACGGCCTCGGTCGCCGGGACGGCGTCCGCCGGCCCCGCCGCCCGGTCGGGGTCGACCAGCAACACGCACTCCGCGCCTTCCACGCCTTCCGCGCCCTCCGCGCTCACCGCGCCCTCCGCGCCCTCCGCGCTCACCGTCCCAGCACCCCCACCAGGGCGTCGGCCGGGACCCTGGTGGTCGCCGCGCCGGCCGGGTTGAGGAGCAGATCGTGCCCGTCGGGCAGCCGGGGCACCAGCTCGCGCACCGCGCACACCACCGTGCCCAGGCCGGAGACGGCCGCCGCCTGGTCCTCGGCGGTGAAGACCGGCACGACCGGGCCGCCCTCCGGATCGATCGCCCGTACCGGCTCACCCCACGCGTCGACCAGGACCGCCACCTGCGCCGCGGCCAGCGCCCCGAGCAGGGCGTCCAGGTCGCCGTACTCGGTGGCGAGCCGGTAGGCCGCGGCGTCCACCGGGTCGGTCGGCTCCGGCCAACCCAGCGACCACGGCGATGGTCGGTGACCGGGATTGGCCTCGAACGCACCCGGCCGACCCGCGGTGGCGCACGGCCACTGCCCGACGACCGCCCACTCGGGCACCGGGCCCGAGCCGTCCCAGTACGGGTCGACCAGCCGCAGCGGCTTGTCCGGCGTCGCGGCGGCCACCAGGTCGACGGGCATCGCCACCGGTTCGTCGCCAGGACCGAGCAGGGTCACCTCGCTCATGTCGCGCCTCCCCCGAGCGCCGGCGCTTGTGCACGGCGTCGCGGTCGAACCCCGCGCCGACCGGCCGGCCGCGCTTGAGCAGCGTACGTCGTGGCAGACCCGGGTTCGGCAGGCCCGGTCCGGTGCGATCCACCCCGTCGCCGGCCGGTACGCCGCCCGCGCCGATCGGCCCCGGCGCCTCCGTCGGCTGCTCGTCGGGCGGCGTCGCCAGCCGGGGAAACGCCATCCCGACCGCACCGTGCGCGGTGGCCAGGGGTACCCGGCCGCGACGCTGCCGGTCGGCCGAGACCAGCGCCGCACGCCGCGCCTGCCGCAGGGTGCTCACCGCCAACGCCAGCTCGTACGCGACGTCCACCTTGTGCCTGGAGCTGACGCCGGCGCGGATGCCGGCACCGGCGAAGCGGCCGCGAATCGGCGTACTGATCGCCGGGTTGAGCTCCACCTCGGACGAGCTGCCCAGGCGCTGCTCGCGCCGCTCCCGTCGCCGCCGGTCGTCGGCCAGCTGCTGCGGGTCGCCCGGCGGCCCGGGCTCGTGCGGGTACCTCGGCATCCGGGGATCGTCGATGACGCCGCTGGTCAGGGCGTCGTTCCGGACCTCGGCGAGAGACGTACCCGAGGATCTCAGGCGCTGGAAGTACCGGCTGCGCAGGATCGTCAGGTTGATGTGGTTCTGCTTCAACCAGCTCTGATGCCGTTCGGGCGAGGAGCCGGGTACCTTCCCGATCAGCCGGGCCAGGTCGGTCACGACGGCGCCGGCCTCGAAGTCCAGCACGAACGCCCGGCTCTGCCGCTGCGGCAGCCGACCGTTCTCCGCGTCGATCTGCAACCGGGTCACGACCTCGTCCCACTCCGGCCCGGCCTGCTCGGCGCCGTCCGGCAGCACCGCCTGGTGATGCTGTTCCAGCTCCCAGGCATGCAGTTCGTTGAGCCGCTCACCCAATGCGCTGAACTCGGACTGGCCCGGGCCGAACTCCAGCCACCACCGGTCCGGGTCCACCGGGTCGGTCAGCAGCGCCGCCGGGCCGTCGAGGAACAGGTTCGGCTCCGGCGCGTACGGCAGCAGGGGGTGCAGCCGGGCCTGTGCGTCACGTTCCCGCATGTCGCGGGCCACCTCTGCGCGTACCTCGGCCAGACCGGCCGCGTTCAGCCTCGACCCGTGCAGCCGCGCGTACTCGGCCATCAAGGCGTCGATCTCCGCGGGCCGGTCCGGCGCCCGGTAGCCGCCCGCGAACATCAGCGGACGCTCGACGTCGTCGGAGTCCTGGTATCGCAACAGGTTCTCGAAGTGCTCGAACACGTGCGCGCCGGACGGCACCGTGCGCGAGCCGGTGTCGAAGTCCTGAACGGACAGGTAGGGGTGGTGACCGCGGGCCATCAGCGCATGCAACGCCCGCCGGGTCGGTTGACTGTGCAGCACGTTGTTGCGCATCGTGCCCGGCGCACCGAACTCGCCCTTGCTCGGTGTCCAGGCGTCCCACACCACCGCGACCGGCACCGGCAGCTGGGCAAGCTGCTGCCGGATCTCCTGCTGCTTCCCGGCGTCCGGGCCGCGGTGCGTCGGCCGGTTGAAGCCGACCACGAACGCCACCCGCCCCTGATGGGCCCGCATCCCCGCGGTGATCGCCTCGATGGTGGCGCCGAGCCGCGGGTGCGCGTCGATCGGTGCGATCAGGTTCACCACGTACCCGAGCGGCCGGTTGTCCCGCACGCTGTCGGCGACGAAGTCCTCATAGGCCCGAGGAGACAACGAGGCATCCGTGGCGTCGTCGACCAGCGTGCGGAAGGCCTCGTTGGTGTCGGTGTTCGGATCGTGCGCCAGGCTCGCCGGCGGCGGGGGCGCCTGAGTTGCCCGATGCGCCTGCGGAGCCGGGGGCGCCTGCCGTGCCTGGTGCGGCTGCGGAGCCGGGGTCGCCTGCGGCGTGTGGTGTACCGGCCGGGGCGCGGTGGCCCGCGGTGGTGCGGGCTCGGTGCGCTGGTTCCGCCCGGGGAACAGCGACTCGGCCCGACCGCCCTCGGCGGCGCCGAACAACCCGGCCCCGGGCGTGGTCG from the Actinocatenispora thailandica genome contains:
- a CDS encoding GlcNAc-transferase family protein, with the protein product MSIFVSVASYRDPELVPTVLDCLAKAAAPDELRIVVNWQHRGDEDVSALRGDERVTILDFDARESRGACWARARIQQHYVDSDWYLQVDSHTRFAPGWDERLVAIAAQTGAAKPIVTAYPAAYDPARELDGATQPTAIVLAGWTEDGLPEVGQVFLAADPQSPKPVRARFLAAGFLFAPGSFVREVRYDEKIYFMGEEINLATRAFTHGYDLFHPGEILAWHYYIRADQPHHWDDHAGADEPWYELDRAGRRRVRTLLTWPMFGELAAGEERTMADYQAYAGIDFQRRTAAEAARLGTEPPAPALR
- a CDS encoding YrhB domain-containing protein gives rise to the protein MDAEQARACAQARLDQLQDPAAPLRLSEAPPTGYRWCWAFTYNTVAWYETGVFRDAVVVGPLVVDQDGEVWQAPSAPPLERWLNEHARQRGFPEIPTPPPASLW
- a CDS encoding type VII secretion system-associated protein, giving the protein MSAEGAEGAVSAEGAEGVEGAECVLLVDPDRAAGPADAVPATEAVLGAWPVGPDGELAGWRPNPGFRPLSAEPTTDPLDALFRLAVAEAATAEQIQVVLRDTALELALDAAGRPLIARSPDELDCVVVATSAAHRQQAGAVSWRRVDPMELVTLLPDRIDVLFNPASPVAFRLAGDFVRDTVLMSDEEIAAGHRAIRAAFPVGRLAAAWPAGAR
- a CDS encoding type VII secretion system-associated protein, which translates into the protein MSEVTLLGPGDEPVAMPVDLVAAATPDKPLRLVDPYWDGSGPVPEWAVVGQWPCATAGRPGAFEANPGHRPSPWSLGWPEPTDPVDAAAYRLATEYGDLDALLGALAAAQVAVLVDAWGEPVRAIDPEGGPVVPVFTAEDQAAAVSGLGTVVCAVRELVPRLPDGHDLLLNPAGAATTRVPADALVGVLGR